GGACAAGGCGCTGATCCGGGCTACGGCATCGCGCCTGTGTCGCCCTCTGTCAATCCACTAGCGCGAAAATATTCCACTTTACCGAAATTCGGTTTCGGCGTATGGGTCGTGCATCCCGGCTCACTCAAGAGGGGCGATCATGAGGTCGTCATTTTCGCGAGCCGGGTCTGCGGTGGACGCGGCAGCGTCGGCGCGAGAGGTGCGGGCAGGGCGGGTAGTCCCTGTGAGCCCGTAACCGCGTGCGGACGACGGCGCTGCCAGGCTTCGTCTCGCCTGTAAGTTTCCAGCTTTGTCGACAGGGCTGGGAATACTGCGGCGACATGGCGGGCCGTGCGTACGGCAAAACCGTGTGGTCCTGGCCGTCGTTGCCACGGTCAAGCTGTCTGCGAAGGTGCGAGCGAGCCCGACCGGGCGGACTGCATCATCCAATTCGCGGGGCGAGGGAGGCCAGAAGGAAAGTTCGGCTCCCGGGAGAGCACGGCATAAGCCGTCCGACCATCGCGCAGGGAAGGCCGAGTGATCGGCACCACCTGTATGCTGCTGTGCGGTTCTTCCTGCGTGCGCATGTCGCGCAGCGGACCGCGGGTGCCTGTCGGCACCCGGCCTTCCCTGCGCCCTCTTGGTTTAAAGAGGGTGGAGCGACCAGGCATAGCTCGGGCGAAACACGCCGCGAGGCTGCGAGTGCATGTCATCATTGAAGATCCCAACATCGATGATGCAGGCTCGGATTCATGACCATCACCCTTCGAGGCTCGACCACGATGCTACGCACCGCATGCCTCGCACCGCCAGCGACGACCGCTTCGCGGTTGCGCGGCTATGACGTTCTCTGGGCGCGGACTTTCGCTGCAGTCATCTCCCCAAGGAACGGCCACCCCGCCGCGCGAGTTGTGCCCTTGGCGGGGGCCCGGCCGATGCTATGGTGCTCCGCGATTTCTTGCGACAGGACGAGGTACTTCAGTGGCTGATGTTCATCCCGCGGCAGGCAAGCAGGCTTCGCCGGACACGCTCACCAATATTCCGCGGCTGGTGACGGCCTATTTCGCCGGCAAGCCCGATATCACGGATCCCGCGCAGCGGGTGGCGTTCGGCACCTCCGGTCATCGCGGCACCTCGTTCAAGAACACGTTCAACGAGGGCCACATTCTCGCGACCACGCAGGCGATCTGTGACTACCGAAAGGAAAAGGGGCTGACCGGTCCGCTCTTCATCGGCATCGACACCCATGCGCTGGCCGAGCCGGCGCTGGTCAGTGCCGTCGAAGTCTTCGCCGCCAACGGCATCGACATCATGGTCGACAAGGACGGCGGCTACACGCCGACGCCGGTGATCTCGCACGCGATCCTCACCTACAACAAGGGCCGCACCTCCGGCCTCGCCGACGGCGTCGTCATCACGCCCTCCCACAATCCGCCGGAAGACGGCGGCTACAAATACAATCCGCCGCATGGCGGACCCGCCGACACGGATGTCACGGGCGTCGTCGAGAAGCGTGCCAACGCCTATCTGGCCGACGGCCTCAAGGGCGTGAAACGCGTCGACTACGACAAGGCGAAGAAAGCCGCGAACGTCCACGCCTACGACTTCATGACGCCCTACGTCGCCGATCTCGGCCAAGTCGTCGATCTCGATCTGGTCAAATCCGCCGGCATCAATATCGGCATCGATCCGCTCGGCGGCGCGGCGGTGCATTATTGGCATCCGATCATCGAGCGCTACGGCCTGAAGGCCACGGTGGTGAACGAGGCGATCGATCCGACCTTCCGCTTCATGACGGTCGACTGGGACGGCAAGATCCGCATGGATTGCTCCTCGCCTTACGCGATGGCGAGCCTGATCGCGATGCGCGACCGCTTCGACGTCGCTTTCGCCAACGACACCGATGCCGACCGCCACGGCATCGTGACGCGGACCGGCGGCTTGATGAATCCCAACCATTATCTGGCGACCGCGATTTCCTATCTGTTCGCGCAACGGCCGAACTGGAGCAGGGATGCTGCGATCGGCAAGACCGTGGTGTCGAGCTCGATCATCGACCGCGTCGCCAAGA
The nucleotide sequence above comes from Bradyrhizobium sp. NDS-1. Encoded proteins:
- the pgm gene encoding phosphoglucomutase (alpha-D-glucose-1,6-bisphosphate-dependent), producing MADVHPAAGKQASPDTLTNIPRLVTAYFAGKPDITDPAQRVAFGTSGHRGTSFKNTFNEGHILATTQAICDYRKEKGLTGPLFIGIDTHALAEPALVSAVEVFAANGIDIMVDKDGGYTPTPVISHAILTYNKGRTSGLADGVVITPSHNPPEDGGYKYNPPHGGPADTDVTGVVEKRANAYLADGLKGVKRVDYDKAKKAANVHAYDFMTPYVADLGQVVDLDLVKSAGINIGIDPLGGAAVHYWHPIIERYGLKATVVNEAIDPTFRFMTVDWDGKIRMDCSSPYAMASLIAMRDRFDVAFANDTDADRHGIVTRTGGLMNPNHYLATAISYLFAQRPNWSRDAAIGKTVVSSSIIDRVAKKLGRKLVETPVGFKWFVDGLLTGGFGFGGEESAGASFLRRDGGVWTTDKDGVILGLLAAEIMAKTGRDPSQLFGDLTAEFGVPHYARIDVAATGPQKNILKSVTPEQLGLKELAGDPVRATLSKAPGNGQPFGGIKVETDFGWFAARPSGTEDVYKIYAESFRSPEHLKRIQEEAKAGLAKVFGA